A region of Streptomyces sp. R44 DNA encodes the following proteins:
- a CDS encoding glycoside hydrolase family 15 protein, with translation MTSPARRGRPDPHALRDYALLADGERGALVGPRGDIVWMCAPAWDDDAVFAALIGGDGWYSVTPDGPFVWGGYYEPGSLIWRSRWITLDGIVECREALLHPGDPHRAVVLRRILAVDCEARLNVELSLAAGFGRAPMRKTRRDDQGRWTGRAGDLYVRFSGAPDARPVEGGLCTTVTLEAGAHHDLVLEVSDLPPPAPETADGLWRATEAGWDGCVPDLAGTLGRRDARHAYAVMAGLTSTAGGTVAAATTSLPERAEQGRNYDYRYVWLRDQAFVGQAAAATGGQRLLDDSLRFVTARLLEHGSRLAPAYTAAGRAVPERRDLDLPGYPGGYDVVGNRVGHQFQLDVFGEVLLLLAAGARHDRLDADGWRAALTAADAIAARRAEPDAGIWELHADHWTHSRLVCAAGLRAIAAVAPRASGGRAAGWEALADAIVAETSAACLHRTGRWQRSPTDDGVDAALLLPALRGALPADDPRTLATLRAVRTDLARDHFVYRFRHDRRPLEDAEGAFLLCGFALAMAELQQGEDVEAVRWFERNRAACGPPGLYAEEFDVAQRQLRGNLPQTFVHALMLETAARLGRTRK, from the coding sequence ATGACCTCGCCCGCCCGTCGCGGTCGACCCGACCCGCACGCGCTGCGGGACTACGCCCTGCTCGCGGACGGCGAGCGCGGCGCCCTGGTCGGGCCGCGCGGCGACATCGTGTGGATGTGCGCACCCGCCTGGGACGACGATGCCGTCTTCGCCGCGCTGATCGGCGGCGACGGCTGGTACAGCGTCACCCCCGACGGTCCCTTCGTGTGGGGCGGCTACTACGAGCCGGGCAGCCTCATCTGGCGCAGCCGCTGGATCACCCTGGACGGCATCGTCGAATGCCGCGAGGCCCTGCTCCACCCCGGTGACCCGCATCGCGCCGTGGTGCTGCGCCGGATCCTGGCCGTCGACTGCGAAGCCCGGCTGAACGTGGAGCTGAGCCTGGCGGCGGGCTTCGGAAGGGCGCCGATGCGCAAGACGCGCCGCGACGACCAGGGGCGCTGGACGGGCCGCGCGGGCGATCTGTACGTGCGGTTCAGCGGCGCACCCGACGCGCGGCCCGTCGAGGGGGGACTGTGCACCACCGTCACCCTGGAGGCGGGGGCGCACCACGACCTCGTCCTGGAGGTCTCCGACCTGCCGCCGCCGGCACCGGAGACGGCCGACGGACTGTGGCGAGCCACCGAGGCGGGCTGGGACGGATGCGTGCCCGACCTCGCCGGCACGCTCGGCCGGCGCGATGCCCGGCACGCGTACGCGGTCATGGCCGGTCTGACCTCCACGGCCGGGGGCACGGTCGCCGCCGCCACCACCAGCCTGCCCGAACGGGCCGAGCAGGGCCGCAACTACGACTACCGGTACGTGTGGCTCCGCGACCAGGCCTTCGTCGGCCAGGCCGCCGCCGCGACCGGCGGGCAGCGGCTGCTCGACGACTCGCTGCGCTTCGTCACCGCCCGCCTCCTGGAACACGGCTCCCGACTCGCCCCCGCCTACACCGCCGCGGGCCGGGCGGTGCCCGAGCGGCGCGACCTGGACCTGCCGGGCTACCCCGGTGGCTACGACGTCGTCGGCAACCGCGTCGGCCACCAGTTCCAGCTCGATGTGTTCGGCGAGGTCCTGCTGCTCCTCGCCGCGGGCGCCCGGCACGACCGGCTGGACGCGGACGGCTGGCGCGCGGCGCTCACCGCCGCCGACGCCATCGCGGCCCGCCGCGCGGAGCCGGACGCCGGGATCTGGGAGCTGCACGCCGACCACTGGACGCACAGCCGCCTGGTGTGCGCGGCCGGTCTGCGGGCGATCGCCGCCGTGGCACCCCGGGCGAGCGGCGGACGCGCTGCCGGCTGGGAGGCCCTCGCCGACGCGATCGTCGCCGAGACCTCGGCCGCATGCCTGCACCGGACAGGACGGTGGCAGCGCTCCCCCACGGACGACGGTGTGGACGCGGCCCTGCTGCTCCCCGCCCTGCGCGGCGCCCTGCCCGCCGACGACCCCCGCACCCTCGCGACCCTGCGAGCGGTCCGTACCGACCTGGCCCGCGACCACTTCGTCTACCGGTTCCGCCATGACCGGCGGCCGCTGGAGGACGCCGAAGGGGCGTTCCTGCTGTGCGGTTTCGCCCTGGCGATGGCCGAGCTCCAGCAGGGGGAGGACGTCGAGGCGGTGCGGTGGTTCGAACGCAACAGGGCCGCCTGCGGCCCGCCGGGCCTGTACGCGGAGGAGTTCGACGTCGCGCAGCGGCAGTTGCGCGGCAACCTGCCCCAGACCTTCGTCCACGCGCTGATGCTCGAGACAGCCGCCCGCCTCGGGCGGACCAGGAAGTGA